A genomic region of Lates calcarifer isolate ASB-BC8 linkage group LG9, TLL_Latcal_v3, whole genome shotgun sequence contains the following coding sequences:
- the lin54 gene encoding protein lin-54 homolog isoform X2, producing the protein MDVVSPELNSLLPDEIMDTEAIEDVPQPQPVATTVQSEPSDDTSVPMETDTPMVSESLSLCSDAASTEHTQDLTTSTATDSTLCISSGSQIPISISSSSSPLLTLKPALATSTATTKTTDSVTGTSVSTSGLQKLTAPFTISPANHQIILNKVASSQATEAAKSVGTQPQVIKQEGQKLLVTAIGKSGQPIVLQLPHTGSKPGVSQTSGDTKSQAPQFKVVTIGGRSELKPVVGSASNQVTTLQAQQLKAVQIAKKTPASSAAPIKFIITKTVNSKGLSPQTSVPPVIAGRVLTQNSPVIPPRTITLSETHNTSIQSIPGKKIAISPLKTPSKVTVVSVASPTSNTSQKSVALPVNVALGQQILTVQQSTSASPVKVATSQSTAQSIKPVQSVAVGGVGGSQFKTIIPLATQPNVQQIQVPGSRFHYVRLVTATTASSTGQPSGPSTSSIQTAKPMVVSTGAVRMSVPIVPAQTMKQVAPKPLTSAAQVVTTTQTQQRLIMPATPLPQIQPNFTNLPPGTVLAPAPGGGNVGYAVVPAQYVTQLQQSPFVTLASSSGFPASTGIQTQARLPLNGLSTAETTSRPRKPCNCTKSQCLKLYCDCFANGEFCNNCNCNNCFNNLEHETERLKAIKTCLDRNPEAFKPKIGKGKEGESDRRHSKGCNCKRSGCLKNYCECYEAKIMCSSICKCIGCKNFEESPERKTLMHLADAAEVRVQQQTAAKTKLSSQISDLLMRTTPVISSGGGRLPYTFVTKEVLEATYECLLEQAKKAEQTHQPQAEAERMILEEFGHCLMRIISSAGKAKADCASINC; encoded by the exons ATGGATGTGGTGTCACCAGAGCTCAACAGCCTCCTTCCTGATGAGATCATGGATACTGAGGCCATAGAGGATGTCCCTCAACCCCAACCTGTCGCCACCACGGTCCAGTCAGAGCCCAGCGATGATACATCAGTCCCGATGGAAACAGATACGCCAATGGTTTCAGAAAGTTTGAGCCTGTGTTCAGATGCTGCTTCAACAGAACACACTCAGGATCTGACTACCTCTACAGCCACAGACTCTACACTCTGCATCAGCTCTGGAAGTCAGATTCCTATCTCAATTTCCAGTTCGTCATCACCCCTTCTTACCCTCAAACCAGCTCTGGCTACTTCCACAGCCACAACCAAAACTACAGATAGTGTAACTGGGACAAGTGTCTCTACAAGTGGGTTACAGAAGCTCACGGCTCCGTTCACCATCTCTCCTGCAAACCACCAGATCATTCTGAACAAGGTGGCCTCATCTCAAGCCACAGAAGCAGCAAAGTCTGTGGGTACACAGCCCCAGGTCATCAAGCAGGAAGGACAAAAACTCTTGGTTACAGCAATAGGAAAGTCAGGGCAACCTATTGTGTTGCAGTTGCCCCACACAGGCAGCAAGCCCGGAGTTTCACAGACTTCAGGAGATACCAAGTCTCAAGCTCCACAGTTTAAAGTGGTGACCATTGGTGGGAGGTCAGAACTGAAGCCGGTGGTGGGCAGTGCTAGCAATCAGGTGACCACATTACAGGCCCAGCAGCTGAAGGCTGTACAG ATTGCTAAGAAAACACCAGCATCCTCAGCTGCACCAATCAAATTTATCATcacaaaaactgtcaacagCAAAGGCCTAAGTCCTCAGACATCAGTTCCTCCTGTTATTGCTG GACGGGTCCTGACACAGAATTCTCCAGTGATTCCCCCAAGGACCATCACTCTCTCTGAAACCCACAACACAAGTATACAGAGCATCCCTGGGAAAAAAATTGCGATATCACCTCTTAAGACTCCCAGCAAG GTAACTGTGGTATCTGTGGCTTCCCCGACCTCCAACACCTCTCAGAAGTCAGTAGCGCTGCCTGTCAATGTAGCACTTGGCCAGCAGATCCTCACAGTCCAACAGTCCACGTCTGCATCTCCAGTTAAGGTGGCCACCAGCCAAAGCACAGCACAG AGTATTAAACCAGTGCAGTCTGTGGCTGTGGGAGGCGTTGGTGGCTCCCAGTTCAAGACCATCATCCCACTGGCTACCCAGCCGAATGTGCAGCAGATTCAGGTGCCAGGAAGCAGGTTTCATTATGTCCGCCTcgtcacagcaacaacagcgaGCAGCACAGGACAGCCCAGTGGTCCCAGCACCAGCTCCATACAGACAG CTAAACCTATGGTGGTCAGTACAGGAGCAGTGAGGATGTCTGTCCCTATAGTCCCAGCACAGACCATGAAACAG GTGGCACCTAAGCCTTTGACATCAGCAGCACAAGTAGTAACCACCACTCAGACCCAGCAACGCCTGATCATGCCTGCAACTCCACTGCCCCAGATCCAGCCCAATTTCACCAATCTCCCTCCAGGCACTGTCCTGGCACCAGCTCCTGGAGGTGGGAATGTGGGCTATGCAGTGGTGCCAGCACAGTATGTTACACAG CTCCAGCAGTCACCTTTTGTGACTCTTGCCAGCAGCTCTGGTTTCCCTGCATCCACTGGTATCCAGACTCAGGCCAGGCTGCCACTTAATGG CTTGTCAACGGCAGAAACAACCTCAAGACCAAGGAAACCATGCAACTGCACCAAGTCACAGTGTCTTAAACT aTACTGTGACTGCTTTGCAAATGGAGAGTTCTGCAATAATTGTAACTGCAATAACTGCTTCAATAACCTGGAACATGAAACAGAACGTCTCAAAGCTATAAAG ACGTGTCTGGACCGGAATCCAGAGGCCTTCAAACCTAAAATTGGTAAAGGCAAAGAGGGAGAGTCAGACCGTCGACATAGCAAAGGCTGCAACTGCAAAAGATCAGGCTGCCTGAAGAACTACTGCGAGTGCTATGAG GCAAAGATCATGTGCTCGTCCATTTGCAAATGCATCGGCTGcaagaactttgaagagagcCCGGAAAGGAAGACGCTTATGCACTTGGCCGATGCAGCAGAAGTGAGAgtacagcagcagacagcagccaAGACCAAGCTGTCCTCACAGATCTCAGACCTGCTCATGCGGACGACGCCTGTTATTTCAAGCGGAGGCGGGAG GTTGCCATATACGTTTGTAACGAAGGAGGTGCTTGAAGCGACGTACGAGTGTCTGCTGGAACAGGCCAAAAAGGCAGAACAGACTCATCAGCCTCAGGCCGAAGCAGAGAGGATGATCCTGGAGGAGTTCGGACACTGCCTCATGAGGATAATCAGCTCTGCAGGGAAAGCCAAAGCAGACTGTGCCTCCATCAACTGCTAG
- the lin54 gene encoding protein lin-54 homolog isoform X1: MDVVSPELNSLLPDEIMDTEAIEDVPQPQPVATTVQSEPSDDTSVPMETDTPMVSESLSLCSDAASTEHTQDLTTSTATDSTLCISSGSQIPISISSSSSPLLTLKPALATSTATTKTTDSVTGTSVSTSGLQKLTAPFTISPANHQIILNKVASSQATEAAKSVGTQPQVIKQEGQKLLVTAIGKSGQPIVLQLPHTGSKPGVSQTSGDTKSQAPQFKVVTIGGRSELKPVVGSASNQVTTLQAQQLKAVQIAKKTPASSAAPIKFIITKTVNSKGLSPQTSVPPVIAGRVLTQNSPVIPPRTITLSETHNTSIQSIPGKKIAISPLKTPSKVTVVSVASPTSNTSQKSVALPVNVALGQQILTVQQSTSASPVKVATSQSTAQSIKPVQSVAVGGVGGSQFKTIIPLATQPNVQQIQVPGSRFHYVRLVTATTASSTGQPSGPSTSSIQTAKPMVVSTGAVRMSVPIVPAQTMKQVAPKPLTSAAQVVTTTQTQQRLIMPATPLPQIQPNFTNLPPGTVLAPAPGGGNVGYAVVPAQYVTQLQQSPFVTLASSSGFPASTGIQTQARLPLNGSLSTAETTSRPRKPCNCTKSQCLKLYCDCFANGEFCNNCNCNNCFNNLEHETERLKAIKTCLDRNPEAFKPKIGKGKEGESDRRHSKGCNCKRSGCLKNYCECYEAKIMCSSICKCIGCKNFEESPERKTLMHLADAAEVRVQQQTAAKTKLSSQISDLLMRTTPVISSGGGRLPYTFVTKEVLEATYECLLEQAKKAEQTHQPQAEAERMILEEFGHCLMRIISSAGKAKADCASINC, translated from the exons ATGGATGTGGTGTCACCAGAGCTCAACAGCCTCCTTCCTGATGAGATCATGGATACTGAGGCCATAGAGGATGTCCCTCAACCCCAACCTGTCGCCACCACGGTCCAGTCAGAGCCCAGCGATGATACATCAGTCCCGATGGAAACAGATACGCCAATGGTTTCAGAAAGTTTGAGCCTGTGTTCAGATGCTGCTTCAACAGAACACACTCAGGATCTGACTACCTCTACAGCCACAGACTCTACACTCTGCATCAGCTCTGGAAGTCAGATTCCTATCTCAATTTCCAGTTCGTCATCACCCCTTCTTACCCTCAAACCAGCTCTGGCTACTTCCACAGCCACAACCAAAACTACAGATAGTGTAACTGGGACAAGTGTCTCTACAAGTGGGTTACAGAAGCTCACGGCTCCGTTCACCATCTCTCCTGCAAACCACCAGATCATTCTGAACAAGGTGGCCTCATCTCAAGCCACAGAAGCAGCAAAGTCTGTGGGTACACAGCCCCAGGTCATCAAGCAGGAAGGACAAAAACTCTTGGTTACAGCAATAGGAAAGTCAGGGCAACCTATTGTGTTGCAGTTGCCCCACACAGGCAGCAAGCCCGGAGTTTCACAGACTTCAGGAGATACCAAGTCTCAAGCTCCACAGTTTAAAGTGGTGACCATTGGTGGGAGGTCAGAACTGAAGCCGGTGGTGGGCAGTGCTAGCAATCAGGTGACCACATTACAGGCCCAGCAGCTGAAGGCTGTACAG ATTGCTAAGAAAACACCAGCATCCTCAGCTGCACCAATCAAATTTATCATcacaaaaactgtcaacagCAAAGGCCTAAGTCCTCAGACATCAGTTCCTCCTGTTATTGCTG GACGGGTCCTGACACAGAATTCTCCAGTGATTCCCCCAAGGACCATCACTCTCTCTGAAACCCACAACACAAGTATACAGAGCATCCCTGGGAAAAAAATTGCGATATCACCTCTTAAGACTCCCAGCAAG GTAACTGTGGTATCTGTGGCTTCCCCGACCTCCAACACCTCTCAGAAGTCAGTAGCGCTGCCTGTCAATGTAGCACTTGGCCAGCAGATCCTCACAGTCCAACAGTCCACGTCTGCATCTCCAGTTAAGGTGGCCACCAGCCAAAGCACAGCACAG AGTATTAAACCAGTGCAGTCTGTGGCTGTGGGAGGCGTTGGTGGCTCCCAGTTCAAGACCATCATCCCACTGGCTACCCAGCCGAATGTGCAGCAGATTCAGGTGCCAGGAAGCAGGTTTCATTATGTCCGCCTcgtcacagcaacaacagcgaGCAGCACAGGACAGCCCAGTGGTCCCAGCACCAGCTCCATACAGACAG CTAAACCTATGGTGGTCAGTACAGGAGCAGTGAGGATGTCTGTCCCTATAGTCCCAGCACAGACCATGAAACAG GTGGCACCTAAGCCTTTGACATCAGCAGCACAAGTAGTAACCACCACTCAGACCCAGCAACGCCTGATCATGCCTGCAACTCCACTGCCCCAGATCCAGCCCAATTTCACCAATCTCCCTCCAGGCACTGTCCTGGCACCAGCTCCTGGAGGTGGGAATGTGGGCTATGCAGTGGTGCCAGCACAGTATGTTACACAG CTCCAGCAGTCACCTTTTGTGACTCTTGCCAGCAGCTCTGGTTTCCCTGCATCCACTGGTATCCAGACTCAGGCCAGGCTGCCACTTAATGG CAGCTTGTCAACGGCAGAAACAACCTCAAGACCAAGGAAACCATGCAACTGCACCAAGTCACAGTGTCTTAAACT aTACTGTGACTGCTTTGCAAATGGAGAGTTCTGCAATAATTGTAACTGCAATAACTGCTTCAATAACCTGGAACATGAAACAGAACGTCTCAAAGCTATAAAG ACGTGTCTGGACCGGAATCCAGAGGCCTTCAAACCTAAAATTGGTAAAGGCAAAGAGGGAGAGTCAGACCGTCGACATAGCAAAGGCTGCAACTGCAAAAGATCAGGCTGCCTGAAGAACTACTGCGAGTGCTATGAG GCAAAGATCATGTGCTCGTCCATTTGCAAATGCATCGGCTGcaagaactttgaagagagcCCGGAAAGGAAGACGCTTATGCACTTGGCCGATGCAGCAGAAGTGAGAgtacagcagcagacagcagccaAGACCAAGCTGTCCTCACAGATCTCAGACCTGCTCATGCGGACGACGCCTGTTATTTCAAGCGGAGGCGGGAG GTTGCCATATACGTTTGTAACGAAGGAGGTGCTTGAAGCGACGTACGAGTGTCTGCTGGAACAGGCCAAAAAGGCAGAACAGACTCATCAGCCTCAGGCCGAAGCAGAGAGGATGATCCTGGAGGAGTTCGGACACTGCCTCATGAGGATAATCAGCTCTGCAGGGAAAGCCAAAGCAGACTGTGCCTCCATCAACTGCTAG
- the sec31a gene encoding LOW QUALITY PROTEIN: protein transport protein Sec31A (The sequence of the model RefSeq protein was modified relative to this genomic sequence to represent the inferred CDS: deleted 1 base in 1 codon), which produces MKLKEIKRTAIQSWSPAQHHPIYLATGTSAQQLDASFSTNASLEFFELDLAEPSLDMKSCGSFSSTHRYHKLVWGPYGMDDQGHPAGVVIAGGENGNVILYDPAKIISGESDVIIAESDKHTGPVRALDVNPFQTNLVASGGNESEIYIWDMNNFGSPMTPGPKTQPLEDISCVSWNRQVQHILASASPSGRASVWDLRKNDLIIKVSDHSNRMHCSGLAWNPEVATQLVLASEDDRMPVIQMWDLRFATSPLKILENHTRGILSIAWSLADPELLLSCGKDNRILCWNPNTAEVLYELPTSSQWCFDIQWCPRNPAVLSAAGFDGHIDIYSIMGGSSQAQSQRHADQISNSFGNMDPFGTGQTLPPLQLPQAPATPATVNPLKKPPKWIRRPVGASFAFGGKLVSLENPKPNPQQPQQPTSHVVHISQVVTETAFLKRSDQLQATLNAGSFVDFCQEKIDAAENEFEKTVWSFLKANFESDSRSKYLELLGYNKEELALKISAALEEKAADPPMVEVPAPVSLQPLPDLSLVPPADNPEAAFDMIAAANLQPAATLELDSAPEPETEEPTAAADPEDDLLTSEPEENADQALPEGEAEEQEGEEIPLEEETAAPVEEEPSPAETSAPVQEPTQVPAPAPATGVSLSISQDVDGLITQALLTGDFEGAVNLCLHDNRMADSIILAIAGGAELLEKTQKKYFTKTHSKITKLISAVVMKDWHDILKTCDLQNWKEALAAVMTYAQPEEFSSLCDLLGGRLEAASVAQLQAQACLCYICAGNVEKLVACWTKAQDGHCPLSLQDLVEKVVVLRRAVEQTQRSGATAIGVLLAEKMSQYAGLLASQGSLSTAITYLPDNTNQVAIQQLRDRLRRALGQQAVAPAAPAQTQRAQSQLPAPQAQHHSALPRHPFTPVQPAMVPQPTPAAPVPMPTPASAPAPAQPQYYQPMRAASTVTSWSNQTPTALPNVPPPLQVGSASDQQVEPSNSMYGMPASGTAAAPPASSTPAYMYSHQYQPYPQANQYPPGTGGAPIYQPLQYSASAAPPPPLPAEPSSRPHPPGFLSQYTQHVPSQPTPSVYPGQPPISHCLSSSPPSHPPFFPTAASSSSSFSAPPSSGAPFQHDGPGSPVSYMPLPPPSGVSGTHLDPDPQLIPASQRTGPQNGWNDPPALSRAPKKKQVPENYTPPAPITSPIMSALGADPQAQPVSSGAPQAMVQGSHGAQVPYSGMHQQQLSPPPMNPAMPKTSMEGAPGAPTGDVIQPLQSIPAEKIMKKPIPDEHMVLKTTFEGLIQKCLAVATDPQTKRKLDDANKRLEALYDKLREQTLSPAIVGGLHNIARTIESRSYTEGLNIHTHIVSSSNFSETSAFMPVLKVVLTQANKLGV; this is translated from the exons ATGAAACTCAAAGAAATCAAGCGCACAGCCATCCAGAGCTGGAGTCCTGCTCAGCACCACCCCATCTACCTGGCTACAG GAACATCAGCCCAGCAGCTGGATGCCTCCTTCAGCACCAATGCCTCCCTGGAGTTTTTCGAACTAGATCTGGCTGAGCCATCTCTGGACATGAAGTCATGTGGCAGCTTCTCATCCACTCACAG ATACCACAAACTGGTTTGGGGTCCGTATGGAATGGACGACCAAGGTCACCCAGCTGGTGTCGTTATCGCAGGAGGCGAGAACGGCAACGTCATCCTGTACGACCCTGCAAAGATCATCTCTGGAGAGAGCGACGTGATCATTGCTGAGAGCGACAAGCACACGGGGCCAGTGAGAGCTCTCGACGTCAACCCGTTCCAA ACAAACCTGGTCGCATCAGGTGGGAATGAGTCTGAAATCTATATCTGGGACATGAATAACTTTGGTTCTCCAATGACACCTGGACCTAAAACTCAG CCTCTGGAGGacatcagctgtgtgtcatGGAACAGACAGGTCCAGCACATCCTGGCCTCGGCCAGTCCGAGCGGCCGAGCCTCAGTGTGGGACCTCCGCAAGAATGACCTCATTATTAAAGTTAGCGACCACAGCAACAGG aTGCATTGCTCTGGACTCGCTTGGAACCCAGAAGTGGCCACTCAGCTGGTCTTGGCCTCGGAGGACGATCGGATGCCAGTCATCCAGATGTGGGACTTACGTTTTGCTACCTCTCCTCTCAAGATTCTCGAGAATCACACACG GGGTATCCTGTCCATCGCCTGGAGCTTGGCTGATCCCGAGTTGCTCCTGAGCTGTGGGAAGGACAACAGGATCTTGTGCTGGAATCCAAATACAGCAGAG GTGCTGTATGAGTTGCCCACAAGCAGCCAGTGGTGCTTTGACATCCAGTGGTGCCCCAGGAATCCTGCAGTGCTGTCGGCCGCAGGATTCGACGGACACATCGACATCTATTCCATCATGGGAGGCAGCAGCCAGGCGCAGAGCCAGAGACATGCTGACCAG ATTAGCAACTCATTTGGTAACATGGATCCTTTTGGGACAGGACAAACATTGCCCCCTCTGCAGCTGCCCCAGGCTCCTGCCACTCCAGCTACAGTAAACCCCCTGAAGAAGCCCCCCAAGTGGATCCGCAGGCCTGTCGGAGCTTCGTTTGCT TTTGGTGGGAAGCTGGTATCTCTGGAGAACCCAAAGCCGAACcctcagcagcctcagcagccCACTTCACATGTCGTACATATCAGTCAGGTTGTTACAGAAACAGCCTTTTTGAAGCGCTCCGATCAGCTGCAGGCCACCCTGAATGCAGGCAGCTTTGTGGATTTCTGCCAGGAAAAAATCGATGCAGCTGAAAATGAGTTTGAAAAGACCGTTTGGTCTTTCCTCAAG gctAATTTTGAAAGCGATAGT CGCAGCAAGTACCTGGAGCTTCTGGGGTACAACAAAGAGGAGTTAGCCTTAAAG ATTTCAGCAGCGCTGGAGGAAAAAGCTGCTGACCCTCCGATG GTGGAGGTGCCTGCTCCAGTCAGCCTGCAGCCTTTACCAGACCTCAGCCTCGTGCCACCTGCTGACAATCCCGAGGCAGCGTTCGACATGATCGCTGCAGCAAaccttcagcctgctgccacaCTTGAACTGGACTCCGCTCCTGAACCGGAGACTGAAGAACCGACAGCGGCAGCAGATCCAGAAGACGATCTTCTTACAAGTGAACCAGAGGAAAATGCGGACCAGGCTCTCCCAGAGGGGGAGGCTGAGGAGCAAGAGGGGGAGGAGATCCCCTTAGAGGAG GAGACGGCAGCACCAGTGGAGGAGGAGCCCAGTCCGGCTGAGACCTCTGCTCCAGTTCAGGAGCCCACTCAGGTCCCAGCTCCAGCACCTGCTACAGGAGTCAGTCTCAGCATCAGTCAAG ATGTGGACGGCCTGATCACACAGGCTCTGCTGACCGGAGACTTCGAGGGCGCTGTTAACCTCTGTCTGCATGACAACCGGATGGCCGACAGCATCATCCTGGCCATCGCTGGAGGGGCCGAACTCTTAGAGAAAACTCAGAAGAAgtattttacaaaaacacacagcaagaTAACAAAG CTGATCAGTGCGGTGGTGATGAAAGACTGGCATGACATCCTGAAGACGTGTGACCTGCAGAACTGGAAGGAGGCTCTGGCTGCCGTCATGACCTACGCTCAGCCTGAGGagttctcctccctctgtg aCCTCCTCGGGGGAAGGCTGGAAGCAGCAAGTGTCGCTCAACTGCAAGCCCAGGCCTGTCTGTGTTACATCTGCGCTGGCAACGTGGAGAAGCTGGTGGCGTGTTGGACCAAAGCACAAGATGGTCActgtcccctctctctccag GACCTGGTGGAGAAGGTGGTGGTGCTGCGGCGTGCAGTAGAGCAGACCCAGCGCTCTGGTGCCACCGCTATTGGCGTCCTGCTGGCTGAGAAGATGAGCCAGTATGCCGGCCTGCTGGCCTCCCAGGGCAGTCTGTCCACTGCCATCACCTACCTGCCCGACAACACCAACCAG GTTGCCATACAGCAGCTTCGTGACCGTCTCAGGCGGGCCCTGGGGCAGCAGGCGGTGGCTCCCGCAGCTCCAGCACAAACCCAGAGAGCTCAGTCTCAGCTACCTGCCCCTCAGGCTCAACACCACTCAGCCCTGCCCCGGCATCCCTTCACCCCGGTCCAGCCCGCCATGGTGCCTCAGCccactccagcagctccagtacCCATGCCTACACCTGCCTCTGCCCCTGCCCCTGCACAGCCCCAGTATTATCAGCCA ATGAGGGCTGCCTCCACTGTCACCTCCTGGAGTAACCAAACTCCCACAGCCCTCCCCAatgtccctcctcctcttcaagtAGGCAGCGCCTCAGACCAGCAG gtggAACCTTCAAACTCCATGTACGGGATGCCAGCCTCCGGCACAGCTGCTGCACCTCCAGCCTCCTCCACTCCTGCATACATGTACTCCCATCAGTACCAGC CCTACCCCCAGGCCAACCAGTACCCACCTGGAACTGGGGGGGCACCTATCTATCAGCCTCTTCAGtactctgcctctgctgctcctcctccacctcttcctgcAGAGCCCTCCTCCCGCCCTCACCCCCCCGGCTTTCTCTCTCAGTACACTCAGCATGTCCCCTCTCAGCCAACACCTTCGGTCTATCCCGGACAGCCTCCCATCAGCcactgtctgtcctcctctcctccctcccaccctcccttcttccccactgccgcctcctcctcctcctccttttcgGCTCCTCCGTCCTCCGGAGCGCCTTTCCAGCATGACGGGCCGGGATCTCCTGTGTCGTACATGCCTCTTCCTCCACCGAGCGGAGTCTCAGGTACACATCTTGACCCTGACCCCCAGCTGATCCCCGCCTCTCAGAGAACAG GGCCTCAGAATGGCTGGAATGACCCACCAGCTCTGAGCAGAGCACCAAAGAAGAAG CAGGTTCCAGAAAACTACACTCCTCCTGCACCCATCACTTCTCCCATCATGAGTGCGCTGGGTGCTGATCCTCAGGCCCAGCCGGTGTCCTCCGGGGCCCCTCAGGCCATGGTCCAGGGCTCGCACGGTGCTCAGGTCCCCTACTCAGGcatgcaccagcagcagctctcccCTCCACCCATGAACCCTGCAATGCCCAAGACCAGTATGGAGGGAGCACCAGGAGCACCCACCGGAGATGTTATACAG CCTCTGCAGTCCATCCCTGCTGAGAAGATCATGAAGAAGCCGATCCCTGACGAGCACATGGTCCTGAAGACCACATTTGAGGGGCTCATCCAGAAGTGCTTGGCTGTAGCCACCGACCCC CAAACTAAGAGGAAGCTTGATGATGCCAACAAACGTTTGGAGGCACTCTATGATAAACTGAGAGAGCAGACG ctctctccTGCCATTGTAGGAGGACTACACAACATAGCCAGGACTATAGAGTCACGATCCTACACGGAGGGCCTCAACATCCACACCCACAtagtcagcagcagcaacttcaGCGAGACGTCAGCGTTTATGCCTGTGCTCAAGGTGGTGCTGACACAAGCCAACAAGCTCGGGGTCTGA